The genomic DNA GTGGTGCTCACGAAGGATTCTCCCGGCGTTCGGCTGTGTTGATGGCTCAGTACGGCGCTGCTATCAGCGATATCTGTGCTTTGAGGTGGCTTGAAGCGCAGACCGCTCAGCGGCCCACCAGCAAGGATACCAATTCTGCACAGGCGGATTCCAACTGACTGTTGACAACAGTCACATCGAAACTGTCCTGAGCGGCCAGTTCGGCCCGCGCGGTGTCCAGGCGGCGGGCCTGTACCTCGGCGCTCTCGGTGCCGCGGCCGATGAGACGGCTCTCGAGCGCCTCCCAGCTGGGCGGCGCGAGGAACACCGTCAACACCTCGGGCATGGCCTGTTTGACGGCCCGGGCCCCGGCCAGATCGACCTCGATCAAAACCGGCCGACCAGCGGCGATGGCGTCCCGGACCGGGCGGGCGGGCGTGCCCGAGCGCTGCAGTCCCCCATGAATTTCGGCCCATTCCAGCAGCTCACCGTCATCGATGAGGCGCTGGAACTCGTCAGCCGAGACGAATGTGTAGTCGACACCGTCGACCTCGCCCGGACGCGGTGCACGCGTCGTGGCGGAAACACTGAAATGCAGGTCGGGCACCCGCTCTCGCAGGCAGCGCACGACCGTGGATTTGCCCACGGCAGAGGGGCCGGACAGCACAACAACACGGTTCATCGCCGTCCGGCCCCTACTGCTCGTCAGTCTTGCGTCAGATCAGGAAAAGTCGAACTTTTCCAGCAGGGCCTTGCGCTGACGGTCGCCCAGGCCGCGCAGACGGCGGGTCGGAGCGATCTCCAGCTCGGTCATGATCTCCTGCGCCTTGACCTTGCCGACCTTGGGCAGGGCTTCCAGCAGAGCGGAAACCTTCATCTTGCCGAGGACCTCATCGGTCTCGGCGTCCGTCAGGACCTGCTTGAGGTTGGTGCCGCCGCGCTTGAGCCGGTCTTTCAACTCGGCACGTGCTCGACGTGCGGCAGCAGCCTTCTCCAACGCTGCCGCGCGCTGTTCGTCGGTCAACTGGGGAAGGGCCACGGGGTTCCTCCGTATCTCCGTCAAATAATTTCTGTCACGGCTGGGGTGAACCAGCCAGCGACGACGACCGTACCCACGCTTCCCGACAAGCGCTAACCCCACCCCCCGGGTAACGAAGCTAAAAGCCCAGCGTGTAGTGCGAACGGCGGCTCCGGGTGGCCGCGAAGTGCAAG from Mycolicibacterium phocaicum includes the following:
- the mihF gene encoding integration host factor, actinobacterial type: MALPQLTDEQRAAALEKAAAARRARAELKDRLKRGGTNLKQVLTDAETDEVLGKMKVSALLEALPKVGKVKAQEIMTELEIAPTRRLRGLGDRQRKALLEKFDFS
- the gmk gene encoding guanylate kinase, encoding MNRVVVLSGPSAVGKSTVVRCLRERVPDLHFSVSATTRAPRPGEVDGVDYTFVSADEFQRLIDDGELLEWAEIHGGLQRSGTPARPVRDAIAAGRPVLIEVDLAGARAVKQAMPEVLTVFLAPPSWEALESRLIGRGTESAEVQARRLDTARAELAAQDSFDVTVVNSQLESACAELVSLLVGR